AGCTGCATAAGTGAACGGTGGTTGTCTGCGTATGCCTGTTGACTGGTTCGTGGTCGAAGAGACACGTTGGAAGAAAAATATTTCGTTTCAACCACGTGCGCATGCCTTGGCGTCGTCTGTATAGCTGCCACTCGAACCCAACAGGATTGCGTGACAGGAACCACACGCCAAACCTGTTGCATCGGAatgggagaaagaggggagggggggggagggtagaGCACTGAATACCCCATCAAGGAGGGAGGTTACAGCCTAGCAGCAGCTCAAAGCGTCCGCGCTGATTACGGCACGCTTTGCGCTGGCATCGACTTCACaacatccctctctcttcctcccgcCTCTCCTTGGTGCTCCATCCTCTCTACACCACAGCACCGGAAAAGGATGGGATGGCTGGGTAGCCAGCGAAGGTtcgtagcagcggcaccaccgagCTCGTGAGCAGGCAGAGCGGCAACCCAGCGAACAAGCCGGCCACGCCTTCGCGACGCCATACCTGCACGGCGCAGTCCCAGCCGGTTGCATAGCGGCACCCACGGCGCACAGTGGTGGGAGTCTGAAACTGGGCATCGCTGTCATTGCACACACTCTCTGCATCTACGGCGGGCAGCAACGCCATGCGCTGCCGAAGAACGACAAACGGACGCTGCAGGGCGTTGACCAATCCGGCAACCGCCAGCAGTAACCCCCAAGCAAAGAGGCGGTTCTTCCTAAGACGCAGTAGCACCGACGGCGCGGACGCTGCGCCGGCGGTCGAAGCGTTCATCACCGTTGCATACCGCATCCACCGCGACGCCGGCTGCACCACTGTCCACGCGAGTCCAAGTGACAAGACGCGGTTAGCGAGATCGACGTCAAGTCCGTTCATGAGAAGGCTGCGAATTCCCATCTGAGGGAGGACGCATTTCCACACTTCAGTAGCGCTCGCGTAGCGGTAtggtcgtcgctgctgcctctcttcctgttgTTGTGAGGACTGCCGGGAAGGTTGGCAGACAGGTAGGGTCGTGTCCGCCATGTAGTTTACTCGAATCGTCGTCCGCACCgtgcgcagcggccacgAGAGAAGACTCAGGACGAGCGTGGGTGCCACTGTCAGCGATAGTCTCATCCAccacgacgccgccgcaccaccagCTCGACCGCTTTTGCCGAGCATCAACGGGCCAAGGCGCTTCATCAGGCTACGCAGGGCGGCAACAAGCAGAGCCTCCTCAACAAAGGTCGCTAGCACAAAGCCGAGCTCTGCTTTACCGCCACGTATGAAGCCAGATGCGCTGCCCTCTTCCTTGTAGATGTGGCGCAGCCACCCAAAGACGCTCATACGGGCTGGACGCTGCAACGGGGATTCATCAGCAGTGACACTCGCCTTCGGTAAGCTGGAGTGAGCCACTTCCGTTCGTAGTTCCCCCTCCACAGCTGCTAAGCAGTCTAGCCGAAGCAGGGCGACCTTGGCCACAAAACTAGCCGACGCCGTGGCTACCGAGTTGCTCAGAACCACAAGCGCCGTCGTGATGTCTTCCATAGTGAttctgctgctcgccggCACGTTTTCTTCCTCCAGGAAAGCGTTGATGCTCGCTTCTGTCAGCCGACGGTGCTCCTCATCTTCGAGGTCGTCCTCTGCGTCGCGCTGTCGTCGCAAAGGGGAGTtggctgctccagctgcatGAGCATAATGGGAGGAGAACGCTGGCGCGGACATGCGAAGCCACGGTTGCGTAAACCGATTGGTGCGTTGGTCCGTTGCGTGCCTGTGCGAAGAGAGATGCGGGCAGGGGGAGGCGTGAGGTGAGGAGCGACGTTTGAgtcacaaaaaaaaagggaggggggggatgggAGGGANNNNNNNNNNNNNNNNNNNNNNNNNNNNNNNNNNNNNNNNNNNNNNNNNNNNNNNNNNNNNNNNNNNNNNNNNNNNNNNNNNNNNNNNNNNNNNNNNNNNNNNNNNNNNNNNNNNNNNNNNNNNNNNNNNNNNNNNNNNNNNNNNNNNNNNNNNNNNNNNNNNNNNNNNNNNNNNNNNNNNNNNNNNNNNNNNNNNNNNNNNNNNNNNNNNNNNNNNNNNNNNNNNNNNNNNNNNNNNNNNNNNNNNNNNNNNNNNNNNNNNNNNNNNNNNNNNNNNNNNNNNNNNNNNNNNNNNNNNNNNNNNNNNNNNNNNNNNNNNNNNNNNNNNNNNNNNNNNNNNNNNNNNNNNNNNNNNNNNNNNNNNNNNNNNNNNNNNNNNNNNNNNNNNNNNNNNNNNNNNNNNNNNNNNNNNNNNNNNNNNNNNNNNNNNNNNGGAGGAGGGGGACAGAAAAGAAGAGTGCAGAGGCAAACACCGAAGTCGTCTTGAAGGGAAGACGCAatcggggtggcgcagggGACAGCGCAAAAGGCGTGTAAGTCGGTGTGGTGCCTTTTGCGTGATGGGCTTCTCACGCAGCCAGGcagggcgagagggggaagaggggagggaaaggcgaaggggtgatgcagcgctgcgcgttGAAGGCAGTGGGgcaaggggaggggtagCCTTGGATGGAAGTCGTCCTTTTGCACCCCATGACAACCTCCTACCTGTCCTAtcgtctctcgctctctctctgtttcccttcCGCGTAGCCGGCGCACCTTCGCCTTCCGTGCCTCCCTCCCGCGCGGTGCTAGTCGCCTGCCTTGTGCACCGTTTCTTTAGTTGTTCTTTGGTCGATTTCCTTTGCTGTTCGCTGGCGTtgtggcgcgcgcgtgcacacgcgccttcCTGCATTCTCCAGTAGCCAAAACAGATGGGGGTTGCCGTTACAAGTGGCGATACTGTTCTATTACGCCCTTCGTgggagcaaaagagagcgacgcTCTGTCAGGGCATGCAGGGACGATACGGGCGCTGCATGAGGACAAGGAATAGCAGCTCGGACAGATACACGCACATGTACCCATGGGcccagagagagggggaaaccCCCTCACACGAAAGAGACGTAAAAGAACGTTTGGGGGTGGCAGGGAGGACGAAGTGGGAGAagacgcaaaaaaaaaaaaagaatacGAATGTCTGCACGaagcagcaagagaaagagacgctgACGGCTAGGCGGAGCGAGCAAAGCCAGCACCCATCCCCATCCTTGCACGTGATACGCTTTGCGCGTTTCGTTGTAGTGCCTCAGTAAGGCTCCACCTCTGGCAGGACGCACGATATCGGCGACTTCGTCACTGCCAAACCAGCCGACATCACCGTTGATGTTACTATGAGGCCGTAGCCACTGCCTGCGCCTTCtagtggcgctgccgctgatgtcCGCGCAGAGGCTGGTGCAGTCTGCCCTGGTGTGATGGCTAGCGACCCAACCACAGTCATCGCCGACTCGGCGCGGCCCTTCAGGAGCGTCTTCAGGTAGTTCCAAACGTCAAAGTGCAACCCGCGACAGAGCATATCTTTTCACCAGAAGCACTCCTCGCTGCCGGGCACAGAGTCCATGTGCTTCACGTAGGCAGCGGATGCCGCTGATGCTGTTCCACAAGACGCTTCAGATGGCCAAGAATTCTCTTCACCAGCGACAAGGTGTGGCGACAGCCACactcgaggaggtggagcgggcCCACCACCGACAAGGCAGGGAATTTATGGGTGAGGCAGTTCGTGGTTGCCCAAGCCCCAGCAAAGTGCGGGTGCATCGATGGAGCGGCACCGTGGGTGCTACTGAAATTGCCATGGCCACGTCTAGTGTTTTCCTCGGACGTTCTCTGACTCGCCTCGTCTGCAGTGAAGTCCGTCACACTGCTGACGATGATGGTGTCCACGGACGCCTGCATGGACGTCGCCGTCAGATAGGTTAGCGCCCTGTGCAGGAGTGTGGTGGCCAGGTAAGCATGTTGCATACTCAAGTGCACTTGGCGCGAGTTAGGGGATGGCAgtggtgcgctgcagaaCATGCTTGGTGAAGAACAGTACCCACCTGAGCACGGCGTCGTAATGGAGTACGTCCGTCCTCTGTGGTtcacgaggaggcggagactATGGGTGGGTGAATGGTGAGGGAGCGGCAGATATCCAGCTTCGGggaaatagagagagagggaaacggAAAACAGTAGTGCATAcaatgggggggggggaactGGACTCGAGCTTCTTGTGAGTGAAGTGGGGGAGATGTACGTGGACGTTAGAgtgctggggggggggggggaggcggctgttttgtgctgctgtttcgGCTAGCGCAGGCGCTACAGTGTTGCTCCTTGACACAGGAGAGGGGACGCTCCTTGGCGCTGTAGTGGATTaggaggtgaggagagagtgggggagagaacAGAACAAAAGGACGTCAAACCCGCGCGCGCGTGTAGAGGCATGTACGTCGTCTACCCAGCGCCGTAGAATCAGGAAGCACAACATAGAGAGGGGATgtaaagagggagggagcgagggaaagaggggtggagaggatAGGATGGGGaatggagggggaggggggagagaggagttgCGCAAAGACCAATCAAAGGCACAAGAAAAGCAACTCGAGGCTTAGCCAGGGCCACTAAAACTGCAGCAGTTGCCAACGACTGCATCgatgtatgcgtgtgtgtgtgtgtgtgtgtgtgtgcaagtAGCATCCCTATTTCCATAGGACTTGCACATGCTGACGTGCACGAGTACAGTTGCTTCCCCAACTCCTCCCCATTGCGTTGCACATTGTTTCGCTTAAATCTCCTTATCTTCTGCGCAATTTTGTAGCATTTCGCGTCTTTACAAGCCGCCTAGTCAACACCGAGCAGCTCGTCGAGGAAGGCCTCTGTGTTCAATACATGCTGGTGGGCACCGCCGCTCTCACCGATTGATGGCACAGCCTCACCACTGGGAAAGGTGGCCTCTCCAGCACTCACGTCAGGGTTGCCGATGAGCCGCAACTTCCGCCCTTCACCGCATAACGCCAGAAGGGCCGCCCGCTCGGCGGACGACAGGACGACACCCTTCACCTGCAGTGCTCGCCGCACGCTTGAGTACAACTTTGGTACGTGTACCGGCGGCACACGTCGTAGAacggtgtgcagcagcagagacacATCACCGCTTGCAAGTGCCACACTAAGCGCGTCAGCCCAACTGCCCACCCAGCGATCGTTAATGATGCTGCGGATGACATGACGCTGCCGCGACCAATTCAGTGGTACCGCGGTACCAGGGACAGCGACTGCGCACTGCCCATCCGGCACCGGCATGGCAGGCGTGGAAGGAGACCTGTCTGCTGCGGCTATGAGTACCGCAGTGGCCACCTTCTCCGCGACCATGGCCGGTGACTGAAAAGATGTGGAAGACAAGGTGGCCACTGGAGAGGTCGCCGTGGCTGACGCCTGCAGCATCGCTAACAACAGCTTGTGCGTCATGCTCTCCGTCGGATCCACGGCATCGCCTacgcggcaccgccacatAGCCCACAAGTCCAAAACGGCTCTATTTTGTGAtggacagcggcgcagggcGTACGCAACCTGTGACACAACAAAGCCATCGAGGTAGACGTCTGGGGTCTCGTGAAagcacgccagcgcctctgccCAACGGCTGGCCGACgcgaggagaaagaaaatgcGTCCAAGTGCGTGTCTCAGCGACAACGATGTCCGTGCAGACCCTGGCGGATGGGGGCCAATGCGCAACGGCTCCGACGTCGCCCCTGCAGTGACAGCGATGTCGGGTGGAGATGCATGTTCCACCTGGTGGTAGGAGTACTGCCGAGCAAAGTTCCACAGGGCCAGAGCACCCTGCCACGATGCACCAAATGGCCTGGCCACTTCGCACGCGACGAGGCCCTTGCTAAGTCGGTGAACAAACGGGAATGCGTCTAccggcgtgggtgtgggcgtgaACAGGCGACAGCGAGAAGGGCCCTTCGCCTCGCTGATCAAGTCCTGGGTCTCTACACCCAAACTTTCCGTGTCCTTATTGTAGGGGAGACCATCACGAACGCCGTGGCTCAAGCAAAGCTGCAATGCTGTGATCCAGTCGCCTCGCGACGTGGCATTGTCgatgcgccgcagcagtcgtTGAAGCGATACGCGAGCTGCGCGGTCCGGTGCAGTGGGCTGATCCAGACTAAAAGCCCGCGGCTCCGTTGGCGGCGGGTGTAGTGCTAGGCGCAGTGCTGCCCAGGTGCTACCAAGACCCTCACTCTCTACAATCCGCTCGTGCCACACGCGGAAGGCTTCCAACGCATTTCTACTGTCTGCTGGAACGGCAGggctgcagtggctgcgAAGACGCTTTAAGTCATGCTCTGCGTCGCTGAATATTTTCCTCAGGTGCACGCGACTTAGTTCTTCTGCCCTTTCACCATCATCCCTTCCAACGTTGTTCGGCGTCGAGGAAGCGTCCCAGAGAGCGGATTTGACGGTCGTGCCCATCAACGCACACGTAGAGGACGACAACAAGAGTGAACGCACCGCATTTCTTCTCGAGGGCGGCGTGGGGGCACTGCGGAGGCTGTTTCTGCTGCTTTGCATTGGTTTACCCTCGCAGACCGCGGTGAGCACTTCTGTCCACATACGTTGCCACTCGTCGCATGTACAGTGCATGTCACGAAGCaccagcagtagcagcgccACTGTCTCTGCCATTGTGCCCATATGATGTCCCGTTGGGGTCACAGAGCTCGCGAATACGCACTTGGtcagctgctccactgccCCCTCCAGGAAAGAGGCAAGACGTCGACGGTGGACCTGCGACGGACTCTTACTCGAGGCGGTGCACTCGttgcagcaccacagccacTGCCAGAGAAGAcgccaccacacacgcataggcGACGTAGGGTTCTCCTCGCACATCTGACCATTGCTGATAGCGCTCGCGGGAGTGGTGGCACGGCCACTCTCCATCTCGAAAAGAAGCAGCAAGTCGCGCGTGCGCATCGCATCGCGCTCCACAACGTGGGTGAAAAGGGCGAGCAATAGCACCAGCCTCGGAGACGTGACAGGGTGCATAGTGCGCCACCACGCCTGCCACGCAGCCGTGCCGTAgccgcaccacagcagaAGCCAAACAGATGCCTCTTGCAGTGATACGAAGATCAAAGGAGCCTCCACGCACCCGTCAGTGTCCTCAGAAGCCGTCAGCGCACTGGATCTGCGGCGACACAAACCACTTGCTGACGAAGCTTCCCATGATGCTTGCACATGTtggctggcggcggtgtcttCTTGCTTGTGGCAGCAGAGtacctccagcgcctcgcgcCACGCCCCGGTGCCAATAAGCCGAcacagtcgctgctgcactggcGACATCGAAAAGTGCGGCTCACTCGCACCTGTGTGTAGCGGCGGTGAAGAACATGACGGTGCTGGACGCATACAAGCGTCGCCGTTCGCAGTCAGTGGAACATCAGCACCTGATGCGTTGACTGACGTGGCGGCCTCGATACGCTTGGTGCTCGACTCCCCACATGTCGTGGCGCCGTGAAATTGTcgtcgccggcggtggctgaTACAGCGCTGGACTCTCGATGCTCTCGACTTCACTGGTGCGGCAAACTGCGTCACAAGGTGTGCATCTACACGATGTGCACCACTGTGAGAGGTGGAAGGCATTGGACCTGAATTGTTTTCACTGCCAGTGCTCAAGTTACCCGCGGAAGCCGGTGGTGACAGCGGTGcggcaggtggtggtgaagacgACACCCACCGTCTCGCGGTGCGCAGTGCCATGGTAACGACATCTTTCCTTTGTATGTCACTGAGCTGAGGAACGGCAAGCTTTGCGTGGGAAGACGTCAGAAGGCGTCgctgcaacggcagcacgCTGCCAAGGCGTTCGGACGTTCTGCCATGGCGCAGGTAGGTTGCAATTGAGCTTCTCATGGCTCTACCTCACAGCAGGAAGAACTACCCATTCGATGGCGGGGCGGGGACCTACTCAAACAGGCACTGCTCGTGGGCATCTGTGTTCAGCAACCTTCCGTCgactgtgtgtgtcggtgacCCAGAAATGctgaaaagggaaagggggtggTTACGCCCATGGTCACTCGGGGCATAGTCTTGTGAAGGCACCCCAAGCAGAGACGCAACCgtaaagagaggaaggaaaaggaaaagaaaggagcgagagagagagagagagacagaggcaggtagaagaaaagcgaagggTGTGGTGCGATTGAGCTAGTAACGCGAGCATGTTTtacctgtgtgtgtgattgtgtgtgtgtgattgtgtgtgtgtgtgtgtgtgtgtgggtggtgcgTATGAGGCAGGAGGATTATGCAGCGGAAATGAATGTCCCATCGTCTCTTGTGCTCCAGCAGCcttgggagagggggtgtctgcccccccccctcccctccctccctcccccctacaccaccccaccccggATGAACAGCACAAATGTTTACAATGTATCAGTGAGCACACAtacaaagcacacacacacagagacgcagcAGGGCTCCAAAGGAACTGTGGGTTTTTCATGGGCACACAGAAGCGTCAGCCGGTGCATGCACACAACTGACCCTCAGCCCGCACTTGCTCTCCGTCATGTTCATGCGTGTATATACATAATTTCTCCCCACCTTGCAAACTACGAGCGCGAGAGCGTTGACCCTTTTCGttgtttgttttcctctctcttgctcatACCGCCGCAACGTTAAGCAGTACAGGCATGTGAGGATTGTTCCCATAGCGGACAGAGGAGGCGTGAgggagtggagagagggaccGAGACACTTGAcagcggcagaagagagtcccccctccaccccccacccctcccacacacacaggcacacaaaATGCCCACAGAGGCTAGAAGTACAAAAATTAACAAcaaagacaaagaaaaatAAAGGCAATGGTACATGTGaagggagacacacaccggcacacacagacaggcaAGGGCATGGCGTATGCGCCTGCAAAGTAAGGGTGGGTGGAGCCTTAAAAacggcgcgtgtgcgcgtgcctgcgtggttgggtgtgtgtggacaAGGTCGGCGGTGAAGCTCAACGGAGAGGAAACATCGAGGAGAACCAAAACAACAACCGCAAAGacgaaaagcaaaaaaagaaggaacaTACACTCGCGCGCCCACCCACGACgtggcgcttctcctccagaGGTGAGAAGGGgcgggaaaggagaggaggggattGGTTCCAATCAGTGTCACTCAAGAAAACACAATTCACCTGCAGAGATCTCGGCGTTGGCCAACTCTCACGGACTAATTGCCTTATCTTACCATGtcccctgccctccccctcctcttacACTCACAGACTTGGTACCGTCATATCGCCTCTTTGACGACATCGACGACAGTGCTGCTTCCGCGCCGATCGTTTGGGTGAGGTTCACCTTGCGGTACGTTTTGAGGGACGGCAGGCTGTTCTCCGTCAAGTCTAGTCCGGCACCCTTGCGCGCCTCCGACGTTGCCAGCCCGGTCGACCACGGCGCGAGCACTGGCATGGACCacttcgtgcgtgtgtgccacGTGCGGAACGGGTGTCGGTTGTTGCGGATTGGCTCCTTGTCGTACGGGTCAGGGATCCACTCTACGTCGCCCCCGATGTGCAGGTGATCCGGTTTGCCAGCGCGGAAGGGGCCATAGGTCTTGCGCGGCTTCTTCTCCGGCTCCCCCTGAGGCATCCACTTGGGGTAGTCATGCTTCACAGGGCCGGTGCGGAAGTGCCAGATGCGGCCGCGGTTCGGCTTGTCGCTGTACGGGTCAGGAATGTgctcggcagcgccgccgaggtAGCCACAGGGACCGCCAGCCTTCATGACACCCGCCCGCGGTGACGGCCCGGTGGTATCGCCGTTGTCCTCCAGCATGTGCGGGTACTCGGAGAAAAGGCCGCGCTTCAGAGGGCAGTTTCGGGTAAACATGGCCGTCTGGCGAGGCAATTTGCTCGGCTTCACAGGTCGGCCAGGCTCCGTGTCGAGCGGCAGATACCCCATGCCGCCCATGTCTGTCCCTCGGCCCAGTGCAAAATCCATGCggtcgccggcgctgcggtcaTTGACATGGTGTGGTTCAATCGGCGCTGCGTACGGACCGCCACCCGAGTACTCATACTGAAACTGACCGCCAGCGCGGAGGTCATGGAAAGGGGCACTCTCGCGGGTGATATGATCCTCCTCGCAGTCGTAGAGGTGATGCCAGTTGGTCCAGTGCCGCCGGTTGTCCCAGTTCTTGGGACGGAGGTTATGAATGGTCTCCAGGCGACCCTCCGTCATGATGAAGCGTTTCGATTGTGTATTTCTAGGTGAAgagctgtgcgtgcgcgcgtcttGAAGCGCCGACGGAAAAACTTGAGTTGACACCTGCGGCGCAGGGAGCGAGATGACTAGGCAGACTTCGGCAACACCGCACAGAAGATGGAGCAGTGACAAACAGCCTAAGAGCACGACAGCGGAAGGAAGTAATCCACCTACGTAACGGCGTATTGGTGCGTGTGGATATGCTGGTGATGATGTGGGATGACAAGGAAGGGGCGTCGACTCAGAGAGgtgcaaagagggaggaagagcaagtggggggagggagggagaggcggagagtAGAGTAGACGAAGTGTGCATCAGAACACGAAGGGAGGAAGCACGAACGAGTACCGCACAAGGCAGGCATCAAACGcacccccctttcttttgtAAATCAGCACCGCTGAAGCGATGCGGCTCTCTCTTCGCGCCTCAGCGTCCAGGGCCGTACCCTCTCTCCGTGCACCGCGCATGTACGTAAATTGTGGCCGCTTCCTCGTTTCGTCCCTCCGTTTCAGGTGTTTATTTTTTGCTTTGGCTGCCAACGGTGTGAATCGAGAAGCTGCTCGAGACACCCGcgaaacacacagagagagagaaagggggtaAACTGTGAACCCATGGCAAAGGCGGAAGCATCCGCCAGGAGGAAGGTGCAGGGGCTTCCTCACTCAGCTCAGCGAGATGGAGAGGCGAGTCGCTTCGCCCACGCCTAGTAgtcaattttttttttgctcctcttcacctcgcATCTGGTCTCACCGAAACCCCCTGCTCTCTTGTTGGAAGTGCCCCACCATTGGCTGACCTAAACCAAGTGCCGGGGCTGAGCGAGGTTCGCTAGATCCATGTGCGATACCCCGCATCGCCATCGCGTCAGCCGGCGCGGCAAGCGGGGTGTGCTCCTTCAGTGTGATGCCAAACTTCTTCTCAAACGCGAACTCCTCGAACTGGTAGATGTAGTCCTGGAAAACGTCGCCGATGACGCCATCGTGCAGGCAGAAGTACGGCATCTGTGCATCGTGCAGCGGGCGAGAGACGGACACGTACTCCGTCTGCCCGCTGATCATCTGCATGCGGCGATAGCGATCAAGCTCGATGCCAAAGTAGTCGAGCGTCTTTGTCGCCACCCGCGTCGCGTGTCGCTTTACGTCACGGTTCGACCAGTGCGCCATGCGGCGCTGATCAAACTTGCCATAGTACTCGATTGCGTGCGCGGTGCCAGAGCCGAAGATGcccagcaccttctcccccATGGACGCCAGTTGCGAGTCGCTTGGCGGCTTACCCGTGTACAGGCCGTTGTGCAGACACAACGCGGAGCACAGGGATGGCAGGCACTGGCTAAGAGCACGGTGCACCCAAATGGCCCTCATCTTGGGGAAGACGATGTTGACAGCGTCGGAGCTGAGGATGGCGAAGGGGCTGTACAGAAGCCAGTGCGGGTGGAGCAACACATTCTTTGTGCCGTACGTTTGCCGCTCCATCATATTGTCGATAGGATCGAACTCCCGTGTTACAGGTTCGGAAAAGTGTCCGCACTTCCAGTACCACTGAAGCAGCTCCATCACACGACGCACCTCAGTGTACACCGGTAGTTGATCCTCCTCCAGGCACTCAAGCAGGTACTCATCCAGTCCGTGAAGCAGGCCCCACGCGTACGACTGCGGCGTCATGAGATGCAGGGTAAGGTCGTCGTCGACTTGGTCTGCCTGCGGTACTCGGACGCAGAGAAAGTCCGGGTGCAGATACGAGAAGCCGCGGAACTTCTTGTGAAACGCGTCACGGCGCTCGATGTCAAGTAGGGAGGACGGGGACAAGGTGTCACACTGACGCGGGGTGAGAAACAGGCCTGAGCGGGTCAGCACGTGTGCAGCCATGTGACCATTCGAACGAGGCAGACCCATCACCACGATGGGGTCGTCCACTGCATCCTCCTTTGCGATTTCGTCACCATTCAACCGGTACACCTCCTCAACAGCGAGCCGTTGTGCCAAGGCGTTGGTTAGTcgggagcgcagcagctgactACCATGTTTTGTAGTGCCGGTCTTGTCCTGGCATGCACGGCACAGCTTTTTCCACCAATGCGCGTGAGGCAGGTCTGCCTCGGACGGCACCGCCACATTGGCTGTGGCGCACGCCTCCGTGACGACAGCGTCAAATTCAAAGCTCTCCCGCGCGGCGCGCGAGGTGAAGGTGTTGAGGAGGCGAGCGGGCCACGATCCGCCGCGGACCACGTCACGCACCCCCGACATTGACTTTAGCCCGATCATGGTTGCTGCAGCTTGATCAGCGGAAAGAGGTAGAAAGAGGAGTCAGGTATTAGCAGGATGGGAGGGCCTTTGTGTGCATGCGTATGACTGCGTGGCGCGCACTATACAGCAAATCGTAGCGAcagggacacacacacacacaacagaaTGAGTGGTGGGTGCAATAGGGACAGCTTTTCAAGTCTTCTGCGCAGTGGCCGCCCCTCTTTCGCCGGTGCCGACGAGAAGTGTTGCCGCAGCATCGTCGATGCAGTCAAGCATTAAAAAAGGAAATggagaaaagagacacagaaaaggaatacaaaaaaggagaggaggactgACTATGCACCCTTGGTGAACAAAGCGTGCATACGTAGACACATCCGCGCATGCACGGATGtgtggaagaggtggtgccgGTTAtagggagaagaaaggctAGCGTGATCCGCTCAGACTGCACACGTATGTTCCCACAAAGGCGCTCTGCTCTCCATCCCCTGCCCTCATATGGAAGCGTCTATCCCGATATGTAAGGGAGAGAACGCTGAGGGCTGAGGACTGCAGAAGAGCATCAAAAGAGACGAGGGGTGGAGGCTACAAATCGTTGCACTCCGTCCTATCCTGttccctccaccctcctccgTGCCTCTTCGTCATACCCCCCCGCCCACCCCGGCAGCGACACACGCGCCACGAGACAGGGTCGATCGCTTCCACTGGCGAGCCAAGACGGCATCGCGTGCACAAGTGCCTCGCTTACCCTCTTATTtacttctcctcctttgtcattgctgctgctactgtttTTCTTGGCGGTGAGCCTAGACACGCCGAAGAACAAACAGCCAAAACAGCTCATTGCTGTGTGGCCTTCTTGTGCACAAACCTCTGAACCAGACAGATACCGAAGGACAGaaaagtgaagaggaggatgcAAAGGGGGAGGTAGGTGCaacctctctccctttcttcttccttcttgGCTTCCATCCTCTACGCCTCTGC
Above is a genomic segment from Leishmania panamensis strain MHOM/PA/94/PSC-1 chromosome 14 sequence containing:
- a CDS encoding hypothetical protein (TriTrypDB/GeneDB-style sysID: LpmP.14.0990), yielding MTEGRLETIHNLRPKNWDNRRHWTNWHHLYDCEEDHITRESAPFHDLRAGGQFQYEYSGGGPYAAPIEPHHVNDRSAGDRMDFALGRGTDMGGMGYLPLDTEPGRPVKPSKLPRQTAMFTRNCPLKRGLFSEYPHMLEDNGDTTGPSPRAGVMKAGGPCGYLGGAAEHIPDPYSDKPNRGRIWHFRTGPVKHDYPKWMPQGEPEKKPRKTYGPFRAGKPDHLHIGGDVEWIPDPYDKEPIRNNRHPFRTWHTRTKWSMPVLAPWSTGLATSEARKGAGLDLTENSLPSLKTYRKVNLTQTIGAEAALSSMSSKRRYDGTKSVSVRGGGGQGTW
- a CDS encoding mitochondrial carrier protein, putative (TriTrypDB/GeneDB-style sysID: LpmP.14.0970), with the translated sequence MSAPAFSSHYAHAAGAANSPLRRQRDAEDDLEDEEHRRLTEASINAFLEEENVPASSRITMEDITTALVVLSNSVATASASFVAKVALLRLDCLAAVEGELRTEVAHSSLPKASVTADESPLQRPARMSVFGWLRHIYKEEGSASGFIRGGKAELGFVLATFVEEALLVAALRSLMKRLGPLMLGKSGRAGGAAASWWMRLSLTVAPTLVLSLLSWPLRTVRTTIRVNYMADTTLPVCQPSRQSSQQQEERQQRRPYRYASATEVWKCVLPQMGIRSLLMNGLDVDLANRVLSLGLAWTVVQPASRWMRYATVMNASTAGAASAPSVLLRLRKNRLFAWGLLLAVAGLVNALQRPFVVLRQRMALLPAVDAESVCNDSDAQFQTPTTVRRGCRYATGWDCAVQVWRREGVAGLFAGLPLCLLTSSVVPLLRTFAGYPAIPSFSGAVV
- a CDS encoding hypothetical protein (TriTrypDB/GeneDB-style sysID: LpmP.14.0980); amino-acid sequence: MRSSIATYLRHGRTSERLGSVLPLQRRLLTSSHAKLAVPQLSDIQRKDVVTMALRTARRWVSSSPPPAAPLSPPASAGNLSTGSENNSGPMPSTSHSGAHRVDAHLVTQFAAPVKSRASRVQRCISHRRRRQFHGATTCGESSTKRIEAATSVNASGADVPLTANGDACMRPAPSCSSPPLHTGASEPHFSMSPVQQRLCRLIGTGAWREALEVLCCHKQEDTAASQHVQASWEASSASGLCRRRSSALTASEDTDGCVEAPLIFVSLQEASVWLLLWCGYGTAAWQAWWRTMHPVTSPRLVLLLALFTHVVERDAMRTRDLLLLFEMESGRATTPASAISNGQMCEENPTSPMRVWWRLLWQWLWCCNECTASSKSPSQVHRRRLASFLEGAVEQLTKCVFASSVTPTGHHMGTMAETVALLLLVLRDMHCTCDEWQRMWTEVLTAVCEGKPMQSSRNSLRSAPTPPSRRNAVRSLLLSSSTCALMGTTVKSALWDASSTPNNVGRDDGERAEELSRVHLRKIFSDAEHDLKRLRSHCSPAVPADSRNALEAFRVWHERIVESEGLGSTWAALRLALHPPPTEPRAFSLDQPTAPDRAARVSLQRLLRRIDNATSRGDWITALQLCLSHGVRDGLPYNKDTESLGVETQDLISEAKGPSRCRLFTPTPTPVDAFPFVHRLSKGLVACEVARPFGASWQGALALWNFARQYSYHQVEHASPPDIAVTAGATSEPLRIGPHPPGSARTSLSLRHALGRIFFLLASASRWAEALACFHETPDVYLDGFVVSQVAYALRRCPSQNRAVLDLWAMWRCRVGDAVDPTESMTHKLLLAMLQASATATSPVATLSSTSFQSPAMVAEKVATAVLIAAADRSPSTPAMPVPDGQCAVAVPGTAVPLNWSRQRHVIRSIINDRWVGSWADALSVALASGDVSLLLHTVLRRVPPVHVPKLYSSVRRALQVKGVVLSSAERAALLALCGEGRKLRLIGNPDVSAGEATFPSGEAVPSIGESGGAHQHVLNTEAFLDELLGVD